One window of the Delphinus delphis chromosome 20, mDelDel1.2, whole genome shotgun sequence genome contains the following:
- the COQ9 gene encoding ubiquinone biosynthesis protein COQ9, mitochondrial — protein sequence MAARVSGALGRAGWRLLQLRCLPVSRCRPALVPRAFHASATQLRSSDQQEQQPPPSFSQQHSETQGTEEPSQESSRSPPRYTDQGGEEEEDYESEEQLQQRILTAALECVPAHGWTAEAIAEGAKSLGLSSAAANMFGNDGSELILHFVTQCNSRLTRVLEEEQKLVQLGQAEKRKTDEFLRDAVETRLRMLIPYIEHWPRALSILLLPHNIPASLGLLTSMVDDMWHYAGDQSTDFNWYTRRAVLAGIYNTTELVMMQDSSPDFEDTWHFLENRINDAMNVGHTAKQVKSTGEALVQGLMGAAVTLKNLTGLNQRR from the exons ATGGCAGCGAGGGTGTCTGGCGCGCTCGGCCGGGCGGGGTGGAGGCTTCTGCAGCTGCGGTGCCTCCCCG TGTCCCGCTGCCGACCAGCCCTGGTGCCACGTGCCTTCCACGCTTCAGCTACACAGCTGAGGTCTTCAGATCAGCAGGAGCAGCAACCTCCCCCCTCTTTTTCTCAGCAACATTCTGAGACACAGGGCACAGAAGAACCCAGTCAGGAGTCTTCTCGTTCACCCCCCAG GTACACAGACCAGGGcggtgaggaggaggaggactaCGAGAGTGAGGAGCAGCTGCAGCAGCGCATCCTGACGGCGGCCCTGGAGTGTGTGCCCGCCCACGGGTGGACAGCAGAGGCAATTGCAGAAGGAGCCAAG TCTCTGGGTCTCTCCAGTGCGGCTGCCAACATGTTTGGGAATGATGGCAGTGAGCTGATACTGCATTTTGTGACCCAGTGCAACTCTCGGCTCACCCGTGTGCTGGAAGAGGAGCAGAAGCTGGTACAGCTGGGCCAGGCAGA gaagaggaaaacagaCGAGTTCCTGAGGGATGCTGTGGAAACCAGACTGAGAATGCTGATCCCGTACATTGAGCACTGGCCTCGG GCGCTCAGCATCCTTCTGCTCCCTCACAACATCCCGGCCAGCCTGGGCCTGCTCACCAGCATGGTGGATGACATGTGGCATTACGCTGGGGACCAGTCCACTGAC TTTAACTGGTACACCCGCCGAGCAGTGTTGGCTGGCATCTACAACACGACAGAGCTGGTGATGATGCAGGACTCCTCCCCAGACTTTGAGGACACTTGGCACTTCCTGGAAAACCGAATTAACGATGCAATGAACGTGGGCCACACTGCCAAGCAG GTAAAGTCCACCGGAGAGGCACTGGTGCAAGGACTCATGGGCGCAGCGGTGACA CTCAAGAATTTGACAGGTCTAAACCAGCGCCGGTGA